AAAGAATTCGACAAAATGGTCCGCAGCAGGCTGCCCATCATCCTCGACCCCCAGATTGACGGATATGTTAAAAGACTTGTTGCACGGGTAGCCAAGCATATACCGCCCCAGCCTTTCCCCATCAAAGCCACGGTAATTCGCAACAATGCCATGAATGCCTTCGCTGTTCCGGGGGGCTATGTTTATGTCTTCACCGGACTTATTCTGAATATGAAGCACGAAAGCGAGCTTGCCGCTGTTATCGGGCACGAACTCGCACACGTAACTCTGCGTCATGCCGCCCGGCGTATTGAAAAAATGAAAATGGTAAATATGGCCAGCATGCTCGGCACTCTGGCCGGAATGCTGATTGGCATAGCCGGCGGCGGGGCTAGTATGGGCAATCTGGGACAGGCCATTGCAATGGGATCCCTGGGCGGGGCGCAAGGAGCATACCTGAGCTACACTCAGGAGAACGAGCGTGAAGCCGACCATCTGGGCATGAACTACCTTGTTGCCTCAGGTTACAACCCGCAAAGCATGGTTGACGGTTTCAAGGTCATGAAACAACGCCAGTGGCACATGAGCAACACCAATATTCCCACATACCTGTCCACCCACCCCGGCCTTGATACCCGTATCGCTTATCTGGAGAACAGGTTCACGCGCATGCCTCCTGAATATTTCAAGCGAAAAAATGACGATGCGGAATTCCATAAGGTCCAAACCCTTATCCGCGCCAGACTGACTTCAACAGACGTGGCCCTGGCCTACTATCTGGCTATTCCGGAAAAAGAACGGACCTGCCTCGACCATCTGGGGCTGGGCATTGTCTACTCGCGCATGAAGAAGAACAAAAAGGCGGAGCAGGAATTCAAAAAAGCCAACGAACTCTGTCCCGGAGACCCCCTCATTTTGCGTGAAGAAGGACGCTTTTATTTTAATATAGGAGACATGGATAAAGCTTCACCGCTGCTGCACCAGGCCTACCTGCGCGCCCCCACTGATGCCATGACTCTTTTTTTTATCGCCCGAATCGAAGGAGTGCGCAAAAATTACAAGCAGGCCATCCTGACCATGCGCAGGGTAGCGGAAATGGTTCCCCATGATCAGGAAATCCATTACCACCTTGGCCGCATGCTCGGAGAATCCGGCCACTATTTTCAGGCCCACGCCCAGCTTGCATATGCTGCTTTTTACGGACGCAATATGAAACAGGCTCAGTTCCATCTGCGCAAAGCCGAAGGACTGGCCAAAACTAAAAAACAACGCGAAGAGCTTAAAAAGCTGCAGGAAACCATCAATCCCAAGCCGCCGGAAGAACAGAAAGAGAAAAACGAGAAAAAAAAGGAGGAGTAATTACACCCTCAAAACACAAACACCACAAGGTCTTGTTTTAGATGGATTTATTTAGCAACTCATTTTTACCGGACCACCCCGGACATCTTGAATGATATATGGTTTTAATGTACAGGTTTTCGTTTCTACAATCTTTCGCCAATAAAAAGTGAAGCGAACATGATCATCGCAAAATCAATAAATGAAATAGTAAAGCCTGAACAAGGCACATGTGTAACAATCGGAAACTTTGACGGTGTCCATAAAGGGCACCAGAAGCTGATCAGCTCCACCTGCAAAAAAGCAAAGGCCAACGGGCTTGCCAGCGTGGTGGTAACTTTCGATCCCCACCCGCTGCGGGTGCTGGTCAACAGCAAAACCCCGCCGTTCATCACCCTGACTTCCCAGAAGCTGGAACTCATTGCCCTGCATAAGCCGGATATTGTTCTGGCCCTGAATTTCACCAAAGAAATGGCCGCCCTTTCCCCGGAAGAATTCATCAAGCAGTACCTCATCGATCCGCTGAATATGAAAGAGATGGTTGTGGGCTATGATTACGCTCTGGGCAAAGGCCGCAGCGGCAACTACGAAACCCTTGTCGAACTGGGCATCAAACATAAATACGATATTGAGAGACTCGATCCGGTGATCATCAACGATGCCGTGGTCAGCTCTTCACGCATCCGCGATATGGTCAGCGAAGGCAATGTCTGGGACGTACGCCCCCTGCTGGGACGTTTCTATCAGGTTCGCGGCGAAGTGGTTCACGGCATGAACAGAGGCGGACGTCTGCTCGGCTTCCCCACTGCCAACATCAAGCTCGAAGACGAACTTTTCCCCAAAAAAGGGGTCTATGCCATCCGCGTGGAAGTTGAAGGCAAGGTCCTGCCCGGTGTCGCCAACATCGGCAAGAACCCCACTTTCGGCAACGAAGCCCTTTCCGTGGAAGCGCATATTCTCGACTTTTCCGAAGATATTTACGGCAAGGATATCCGGGTCCATTTCATTCAGCGCATCCGTTCCGAAAAGAAATTCAACGGACTGGATGAACTTAAGGAACGTATCGGAATTGACATCGGTCTGGCCCGTGAAATCCTCTCATACCCTGAATCACAGGTCCGTCCCGGACTGCACCTGTCAGAATCAGGAGCAGAATAATGAGTCCTTTCCTCAGTGTAAGTACATGGAAAGATCTCGCCCGCTCCTACCGTAATGTCAGCCACTTCCGCTGGCTGGTGCTCGGTATTGTGGTCGGTGTCCTTTCCGGCATCGTGGCCGTGCTTTTCTTCGGCGCGGTGGAACTGGGCAAATACTTTTTCATGAGCCAGCTGGCCGGACTTTCCCTGCCTGCTCCGGAAGGTGAAGAACTTTTCCATGGTCACGCCGGGGAACAGCTGCGCACCTGGACCATCCCTATCTGCCTGACCATTGTCGGCCTGATTACCGGGTGGCTGGTCAACAAATACATCCCCGAAACAATTTCCGGCGGCACTGACGGTACCGACGCCACCATCAAATGCTTCCATCAGGGCGGCGGCCTCATGAAGCCCATAGTGCCCGTAATCAAAGGAATCAGCTCTGTTTTCACCATTTCCTGCGGTGGTAGTGCAGGCCGCGAAGGCCCCATCACCCAGATGGGAGCCGGGGTCGGCTCATGGCTGGCCCAGAAGCTGAAACTTTCCACCAAGGAACGCCGTATCCTGCTTCTTGCCGGTGCAGCGGGCGGACTGGGTGCAATCTTCCGCGCCCCGCTGGGCGGCGCGCTCACCGCCATTGAGGTCATCTACCGCGAGGACTTTGAATCCGAGGCCATCCTGCCTTCGGTCATCTCCTCGGTAGTCTCCTATTCCCTGTTCACACTTTTCTACGGCACAGAACCCATCTTCGGCATACCGCGCTTTGTTTTCCACGACCCGCGGGAACTTATCTTCTACGTGGCTCTGGCCTTTGCCTGCACCTTTGCAGGCTGGATGTACATCCGCACCTTCCGTTTCATCAAATATTCCGTCTTCTACCAGATCAAAGACCGGGTCGGCCTCATGTGGGCCACCGGACTCGGCGGTCTGATGATGGGACTCATGGGTATGTTCTTTCCGCAGGTGCTCACCGGGGGCTACGGCTGGCTGGAGATGGCCATCATGGGTGAAATCCCGCTCATGATGATGATCGCCATCGTCATCGGCAAGACCGTTGCCACCTCCATGACCATCGGTTCCGGAATGTCCGGCGGTATGTTCGCGCCCGCTCTTTTCGTGGGCGGCATGTCCGGCGGTATCGTGGGCCAGATTGCCGGAAAATATTACCCGGACATCGTCACCCAGCCCGGCGGATACGTACTGGTCGGCATGGCCGCATTCTTCGCCGGGGTGGCAAAAGCCCCCATCGGCCCGCTGATCATGGTCTGCGAGCTCACACAGGGTTACGGTCTGCTGGCTCCGCTCATGCTCGCCTCCGCACTGTGCATCGTGCTCGGCCGCAGCTTCTCCCTCTACGAACATCAGGTGGAAAGTAAATTCGATTCCCCGGCCCATATCGAGGACAAGACCATCAACATCCTTGAGGGCTTACACGTGGAAACCCACTACAAACCGGGCCGCGTAACCACCCTTGAAGAAGGAACCACGCTCAAGGCGTTGACCGATATCATCGCCAACACCAACGAGCTCTACTTCCCGGTCAAAAACGACGACGGAGTGATCACCGGAATCCTGACTATTCAGAACGTCAGGAACCATCTCTTCAACCCGGATCTCTTCGACCTCATCCTCGCCAAGGACCTCGCCACCAAACCGGCGACCCTCAAGGCCGATGACGACCTCTACACCGCCCTGCTCCAATTCGTGGACAGCGACTACGGGCAGATTCCGGTTGTAAGTGAGGACGATCCCAACAAAATCATCGGGATCATCAACAGGGAGAACGTTTTCCGGGCTTATGCAAAGGCTGTCCGGGAGTTACGGGAGGCTGCGGAGTAAGACTGAGTTGATGCGCTTCGCGCTTTTGTTGGACGGATTTCGCCTCCGGCGGCCAAAGGGACTAAGCCCCTTTGGAATCCCTATTAGGTAAGAAAAAAGCTCCCTCTTGCGATTGCAGGAGGGAGCTTTCGAATTTTCTACGGAAAAAATTTAAACAACTTCATCAACATAGGTCCCCGGAGGAGGCACTGCACCTACAGCAGAACTCCCCCCTTCTACTGTCTGAGTAGAATCCCCGGTCAACTCCACCTTCTTTTCACTATCAGGCTCAACAGCACCGGCTGCCGCCAACGTACTAACCTGCTCCGCAGCCTGAACATTCCCGGTCACAGTCTGTCCCTCTTCCGGTTCGTTGCCTTTAAGCACCTTCTCACTTTGGGATTCAGTTGCTTCTTCAGCTTTCTCGGCAATCTCTTCAGTCATTTTTGCGGGATCAGGGTCAGTATCAACGATTTTCTTACTGCCCTCGGGAGTAAGTTTTTCTTCGATCTTTTCTTCGGTCTTCTTCTCCTGTTCCTCTTCCCGCTCCTTGCGATCTTCTTCGATCTTCTCTTCCATCTTTTCGCCGGTGTAATCTTCGGCTTCATCCTTTGCAGCCCTTTCCGCTTTCATGCCCACAAGCATTAACGCAGCATTATTACCCGGAAATTTAGCTCTCACCAGGTCAGCTTCGGCTTTATACACATCAACCACATTCTGCATGCGGTTGCGGAAATCATTATCTATATCAAAGGCGGTCATCATCCCTGTAATATACCGGGACTCTTCGCGGTCATGCTTGAAAAAGCTGTCCGCCATCATATTGCGCTGGGAAAAAGAATGGCCCTGCGGTTCCCGTTCGACCACTTGCTGATGAGTTGAATTTTCCTCTTCAGCAACTTCCTGTTTCATATTGAAAATATTAAATTTAAAGCCCGAAGATTCACCGATTCTCATGGCTGGCCTCCGTATATTTTTTTAGACCGCGGATCGTGTATTAATATTATTTTCGGCATAAATTGATATTTCTTTAGGTTGAGGACCAAATTTCCCCTCCCCCCTTGCCATCCCCCCCAAAGGCATTATCTTCTGGTAACTCAAAATTTCACCCCTCTATCAAGACCTAACCTCCCGCCAATACTGGCAGCGAAGCTTATTAAAAGGTTTTGGGATTCTTAAACCCTTTTGCAAAAGGGTTTAAGCCGCCGGAGGCGAAATCAGTTCGACAAAAAGCGCGCAGCGCAACACATACGAGAATTCAGGAGCTAAATATGGAAATGAGAGGAACAACCATTCTGGCCGTTAAGGACGATAAAGGCACTGCCATGATCGGTGACGGTCAGGTCACTATGGGACAGGCTGTGGTCATGAAACATTCCGCAGTCAAGGTCCGTACCCTTTACAATGATCAGGTTATCGCCGGATTCGCAGGGGCGACCGCAGATGCCTTCACCCTTTTTGAACGCTTTGAAAAGAAACTCAAAACCTACTCCGGCAACCTTGTGCGCTCCGCCGTTGAGATGGCTACCGACTGGCGCACTGATAAATTCCTGCGCAAGCTGGAAGCCATGATTATGGTTGCCGATGCCGAGCACATTCTCATCATCAGCGGTAACGGCGATGTTATCGAACCTGATGACGGTGTTGCGGCCATCGGTTCCGGCGGGTCTTATGCCCTTTCCGCTGCCCGTGCGCTCATGCGCAACACTGAGATGCCCGCAGCGGACATTGCCCGGAAATCCATGGAAATCGCCAGTGAAATCTGCGTTTACACCAACGACAATTTCGTTCTCAAAACCCTCGAAAAATAAAGACGCGAGTTACAAAAAATGAGCAATCTTACACCTAGAGAAATCGTTTCTGAACTGGATAAATTCATCATCGGCCAGTCCGATGCAAAACGGATGGTCGCCATTGCCATGCGTAACCGCTGGCGTCGTCAGCAGCTTCCGCCGGAACTGCGTGACGAAATCGCACCCAAAAACATCATCATGATGGGCCCCACCGGGGTCGGTAAAACAGAAATCGCCCGCCGTCTGGCAAAGCTGGCCGGATGCCCGTTCTTCAAGGTCGAAGCCACCAAATTTACTGAAGTTGGATATGTGGGCCGCGATGTGGAATCCATGGTCCGCGACCTTATGGAAATCGGCATCAACCTTGTGCGCAAGGAAGAAATGGAGAAGGTCAAAGTAAAGGCGGAAAAGCATGCTGAAGATGCCCTGCTCGACATTCTGCTGCCCTCCTCCAAGCCCAAACAGCCGGGCATGGGATTCTTCAACCCCGCAGCACCGGAAGAACAGCAGCAGGAACAGCCCACAGCGGACCAGTCCTCCACCCGTGAGAAATTCCGCAAAATGTGGCGCGAAGGCAAGCTGGACGAGCGTGAAGTTGAAATCGAAGTTTCCGTTCAGGGCGGAGGCGTGGAAATCATGTCCATGCCCGGTATGGAAGACATGGGCATGCAGGTCAATGACATGATCGGCAAGATGTTTCCCAATAAAAAGAAGATGCGTAAGGTCAAGATTCGCGAAGCTTACGATATCCTCATCCAGCAGGAATCCGACAAGCTCATCGACATGGACAATGTGGCCGAACTGGCCCGTGAACGTGTTGAACAGGGCGGCATTCTCTTCCTCGATGAAATCGACAAGATCGCCGGTAATCAGGAAGGCGGCGGCTCCGCAAATGTCTCCCGCGAAGGCGTGCAGCGCGACCTGCTGCCCGTGGTTGAAGGCTGCGTGGTCAACACCAAATACGGCATGGTCAAGACCGACCACATCCTGTTCATCTCTGCGGGAGCGTTCAGCTACGCCAAGCCCTCGGACCTGATCCCAGAGCTTCAGGGCCGTTTCCCCCTACGCGTGGAACTGACCTCTCTTGATAAGGACGACTTCTACCGCATCCTCACCGAGCCGCAGAACGCCCTGACCGTTCAATACAAAGCCCTGCTGGAAACAGAAAACCTGACCATTGATTTCAGTAAGGAAGCACTGGAAGAAGTGGCCCTCAACGCCCAGAAATTCAATGAGGAAACTGAGAACATCGGAGCAAGAAGACTTTACACCATCATGGAAAAAATCCTCTCCGACCTCTCCTTTGAAGCCCCGGACCGTTCCGGTGATTCCATTGTTATTGATAAGGATTACGTGCAGGAAAAACTGCAGGATGTAACCGAAGACAGAGATCTTTCACGTTATATTCTGTAGCAGACAATATTATACGCATTTTATTAACAATAAAGCGGGACAGTTGTAATTCTGTTCCGCTTTTTTACCGTTTTTAGAAATTGAGCCCCATGCGGATATGTGCTATATGCTCAGTTTATTCAAGACGACACAATTTAAATAATATATTCCGGCAGATAACAACATGACAGCAAGCGCAGCAGCCCAGCCTAAAATTAAAGGTACTTTTTCCACCAAATTAGTACAGGAAGTCGGGACCGGGACAACCAAAAGAAAGATTATCCAGTCCTTTCTGTACTATGCAGAAGAAAAAGATAACGGCGAGATAGGCTTGCGCGTGCTCAATGAAAACAGCGTACCTTCCGGAGAAGAACAGACAATCAGCAAAGAAGAGTTGCTGGAATCGTTCACCCCTGAAGTGGAGCTGTATACCTCCACGGTCTACCCGGCCATGCAGCAACTCAACAAAGCTCTTGCCAAAGCCGACCGCCAGCGCAGACAGGGCAACACCTTCACCGCCGAAGTCGAATACGGCAAAGCCCTGAACATCGACGAAGAAAACATCCGGGCCAATTTCGGTATCGGCCTCTGCTACCTTGACCGCAATGAAGCGGAAAAAGCCACAGACATCTTCAACACTCTCATTGAACTTGATGCCGCATTTGAAAATGACCATAAGCACCTGTTCAATGATTTCGGCATATCCCTGCGTAAAAACAAAATGCTTGATGAAGCCGTGCAATTTTATTCCAGAGCACTGGGCCTGACCGATAATGATGAGAACCTGTATTTCAACATGGCCCGCTGCATGTATGAAGGCGGCAAGAAAAAAGAAGCTCTGGATTATGCAGAAAAATGTCTGGCCATCAATCCGGAATCAAAACCCGCCCTGAAGCTTAAAAAACATCTGAGCAAAAAATAAATCGGCTTATCCGGCCCTTTTCATATTAATTTTCCTGAAGTCCTTCTTAATCACACATTAAGAAGGACTTTTTTTCCGCCTTCCTTCCAAACAGACATTACAAACCCTTGATATAGCTTAATGTAAACTTTAGGCACACCCTTTGCTTAAATACCGGTACCGGACTTTTATTCCGGGTTACAGGTTTAACAGGTGCAGGCGGAGTCAACATTATAGCCGGCACCGATCAAGGAGTTTACACATGGGTTTCAGCTCAATGTATACAGCCGCAACAGGCGTGAAGTCACACGGGGTACTTCTGCAGCAGATTGGCGCAAACCTCGCCAACGTGAATACCCTTGCATATAAGAGCGGTGACACATTTCTGGAAACACTCGGCAGCGCAACTTCAGCCAAGGCCAATTCCGGAATCGTCGCCAATCAGGGGCACACATCCGGACAGATCGGGCTTGGCTCCAGAGTTGCGGCCACCAGAATAAATTTCAAGGAAGGTGCTTTTCAGAACTCTTCCTCCAGTACCGATATCGCCATCGGCGGTCAGGGTTTTTTCCGGGTGGCAGATCCGGGCTCCGGCGGCAGTTATTATACCCGCGCAGGAAACTTCCATTTTGATAAAAACGGGCTGCTCGTAGACAGCCACAACAATATACTCCAAGGCTATTCAATAGATCAGGACGGCAACATAGGGACAACCTCGCAAAATATAGCCCTGCCCATGAAGGAAGAAACCGATACCTACGGCAATAAGCAGATGGTTGTTAAGTCCGATCCTAAAGGCACGGATTACGTAAATATGCGTACCAACCTTGATTCAGGAGCCGTAGATAACAGTGAAACCGAAGGTTCTCCCTTCTTTTCCCTTCTTACCGAGTGGGACGGCACCAGCAACACACCGCTTACTGCCGATGAATACGAGTACAACAGCTCAATACAAATTTACGATGACAACGGTAACAAGCATGACCTGATCGTCTATTTCGACAAGGTCGTGAATGACGGAGACAGCTCGGACAAACGCCACTGGGAATACGTTGTAACCGTGCCTCCGGGAAGTGACGCCGGTTCGCTGACCGGAACATCCGGTGCAGGACTGGTCATGGCCGGAACCCTCACCTTTTCCGGCGACGGAACCCTGCTCAACCAGAGCGCGTTTACCCTCGCTGCCGGAGCAACCGACGGCAAGGACCTTGCAAACTGGGAACAGGCAGCACTGAACAGTAACGGACAGCCGACCTTCAGCGTAACTCTTTCCGGGGCAACAGGAACCCCAACAGCTCAGACCGTAGCCTTTGACATGGGCATCACTTCGGGCACAGATTCATGGGACACCAGCGGAGTAACCGCAGCTGATATAGGCAGCAACGCATCTTCCCTGCCGGGCATGGAAGACGGCAAATTAAATGCTCTTGCCACTACTGACTACTACGGTTCATCTTCAACCATCAGCCAGTCTCAGGACGGATATGGGGAAGGCTACCTCCAGAATGTGGCCTTTAATTCCGACGGCATCCTGAGCGCACTGTTCTCCAACGGAATGTCTCAGGACCTTTATCAGGTAAACCTGTACAATTTTAAAAATGAATACGGGCTGCGCAGGGAAGGTTCCAACTACTTCAGCGCGACCACTGACTCCGGCGCGGCAATTCAGGGTGTAGCCAGAAAGGACGGCCTCGGTTCGGTGGTCAGCAACACCCTTGAAACCTCAAACGTGGATCTGGCGGACGAATTTGCCTATATGATCCTGACCCAGCGCGGTTTTCAGGCCAACTCCAAAGGCATCACCACCACGGACTCACTGATCAACACCGCTCTTGGAATCAAGAAGTAAACGTTAAGACTTACAGCCAAAAATAAAGCCCCCTGCGGTTAAACCGGAGGGGGCTTCTTTGTGTCCGTTGTGCTGTATACTAGCTCAGTTTTTCAGCCAGCATACGCAGGTGCTTGCGCTCTTCGTCAATACATTCCTCAACGAATTTACGCTCAGTATCGGGAACCATTTTCTTCAGCTCGGTAAAAAGCAGGATGGTATCCTTTTCAAAACGCATGGCCGCACGCACAGCCTGTTCAAAATTGAACGCTTCATCCTTGAATGCCGCGGTGTAATCAAAATTGAAAACATCATGAGAATCCACAAGAGCCATTACATACTGGGTATATTCTTCGTAATCACTTCCCGGAGGCACCTCGATGGAACCGATACGGTCACGCATGTCCCGGAAAAACAGCTCATGCCTTGATTCTTCCTCAGCAAAAAATTCGAAGAATTCCTTAGCTGCAGGATCTTTTGCCTCATCAGCTGCCAGCAGGTAAAAAGCCTGTCCTTTCTGCTCAATGCGCATTGCAAGTTCAGCCACTTCATTGGCACTGAAAAAAGTAACCATTTGTACACCTCATTAATTAAAAACGTCTTCTGGGAATCAATTTTTCTCAGATTTATCTTGGACAAATCAGTAGAATTTCTGCAAACAGATGGTCATTAATTTTTAATATTAACCAGACTTGGCAAAAGCGCAACCGCAACAAGTTATATTTTTACTTCAAAACCTTTCCATTTTTACAATTCAATAATATAAACAGATAATAGCTTCGGCCTTAAAAAAATAGCAAAAATGGTTTGAAAACAACAAGCGGTATCCGTGCTGATCATGTTTTCTAAAAGCCGGACCGCATATTCATAAATTAATTAAAGGGGAGAAATATGACCGCTGATTTACAGGAAGATGTAGCTCTGCAACACTTTGTTGAACAGTCGCTGGAAAAACTGGACCAGATTGAAAATGTCCTCATAGAGATGGAAAAAACCACTTCACCCTCGGCAGCATCAGTTGCGCAGGTGTACGGGATTCTCGTTTCCCTGAAAGAAAGTGCGTCACTGCTTGAGCTTACCAACATAAGCCTCGTAGCGGACAAAATCGGCAAGGTGCTGGATCAGGTATATAAAAAGGAAATTGAACTCAGTAACGACCTGCTGAACATCATTATCGATTCGTTTGACAAGCTCAACGAGATGGTCAGTAACGCCACCCTGAGCAATGGCTATGACATCCGCATCATAACCCTGCCGCTTGAAATGTACTCCAAACCCACTGCCGCTCCTGCTGAGAAAAAAGCAGAACCGGAAAAAAGCACTCCGGCTCCCTCACCGGAACCGGCTCCTGCTCCGGCATCGACAGCTGAGCCCGACCCCGAACCTACCCCGGAACCCGAAACAGCAGAAACCTTTGTCGAAGAACCTCAGGAGACTGAAGCTCCGGCCGCAGAAAGCAGTGCCGAAACAAAACTCAGCCCGGCTGCATTCCGTAAAAAATACAGCATCAAAAAAGACATAGACCTTGCCAGCAACTCTAATCCGCTGGGAGTCTCCAAGGCAGTGTCAAACGCCATCATCAACATAGCCAACAACTGCAATATTTCCGAAAGCGACTCCACCGACAGCCTGAAGTTCGGCCTCGCCAAGCGGCATGACGTACCGGAAGAATGCGTCCTCACCGCGGGAGGTGCAGTGGAAATTCTCGACCTGACCCTGCGTCTTTCCGCGATTCCGGGAGTAGACCACGTGCTGAGCTATGAGCACGGCATGCCGGAATACAGCAGCGTTGCCGCTCTCTGCGGAGTGGAACTGCTGCGGCTGCCCAGAGGACGAAATTTCTCACCTCCGCTGGACCAGCTGGTGAAGACAGCAAACGAGACCACTGCCGCAGTCATCATCACCAACCCGGACATTCCTTCCGGCTACGGTCTCCCCGCAGAAGAACTGGCCACCATGTCCAACCTCCTGCCTGAGCGGACCCTGCTCATTGTTGATGAAAGATCAGTGGAATTCTCATGGCCTGAAGACGACTACTCCATGGTCAACTTTCTGGATAAAGCACCTAATCTGGTCATCCTGCGCAGCTTCTCATGGTCCTTCGGCCTTAGGGGAGTGCGTCTCGGATATGCTCTGCTGAACAGTAAACGCGCCCGGGAATTCGAAGAATCAAGGCTTCCCCTGCCCATCAGCCCGCTGAATGTGGAAGCAGGACTGGCAGCCCTTAACCACAGTGAGTTCTACTACTCCACTATCGCCCTGATCATCAGGGGCAGGGAACGTGTACAGAAGGGGTTGGAAGAACTGGGCTGCACCGTCTATCCCAGCCAGAGCAACTTCATTATGTTCAGTGCTCCCATAACGGCAAAAGAACTGCATAGTAAAATGCTGGATCACGGCTTTAAACTGCGTAAGTTGGATGAATA
This genomic interval from Desulfovibrio sp. JC010 contains the following:
- a CDS encoding M48 family metallopeptidase, yielding MNFRNKIFLQSTTLILIFFFSFCITPQATANSLFGDFTVSDEIKLGKEFDKMVRSRLPIILDPQIDGYVKRLVARVAKHIPPQPFPIKATVIRNNAMNAFAVPGGYVYVFTGLILNMKHESELAAVIGHELAHVTLRHAARRIEKMKMVNMASMLGTLAGMLIGIAGGGASMGNLGQAIAMGSLGGAQGAYLSYTQENEREADHLGMNYLVASGYNPQSMVDGFKVMKQRQWHMSNTNIPTYLSTHPGLDTRIAYLENRFTRMPPEYFKRKNDDAEFHKVQTLIRARLTSTDVALAYYLAIPEKERTCLDHLGLGIVYSRMKKNKKAEQEFKKANELCPGDPLILREEGRFYFNIGDMDKASPLLHQAYLRAPTDAMTLFFIARIEGVRKNYKQAILTMRRVAEMVPHDQEIHYHLGRMLGESGHYFQAHAQLAYAAFYGRNMKQAQFHLRKAEGLAKTKKQREELKKLQETINPKPPEEQKEKNEKKKEE
- a CDS encoding bifunctional riboflavin kinase/FAD synthetase is translated as MIIAKSINEIVKPEQGTCVTIGNFDGVHKGHQKLISSTCKKAKANGLASVVVTFDPHPLRVLVNSKTPPFITLTSQKLELIALHKPDIVLALNFTKEMAALSPEEFIKQYLIDPLNMKEMVVGYDYALGKGRSGNYETLVELGIKHKYDIERLDPVIINDAVVSSSRIRDMVSEGNVWDVRPLLGRFYQVRGEVVHGMNRGGRLLGFPTANIKLEDELFPKKGVYAIRVEVEGKVLPGVANIGKNPTFGNEALSVEAHILDFSEDIYGKDIRVHFIQRIRSEKKFNGLDELKERIGIDIGLAREILSYPESQVRPGLHLSESGAE
- a CDS encoding ferritin family protein, producing MVTFFSANEVAELAMRIEQKGQAFYLLAADEAKDPAAKEFFEFFAEEESRHELFFRDMRDRIGSIEVPPGSDYEEYTQYVMALVDSHDVFNFDYTAAFKDEAFNFEQAVRAAMRFEKDTILLFTELKKMVPDTERKFVEECIDEERKHLRMLAEKLS
- a CDS encoding flagellar hook protein FlgE, with product MGFSSMYTAATGVKSHGVLLQQIGANLANVNTLAYKSGDTFLETLGSATSAKANSGIVANQGHTSGQIGLGSRVAATRINFKEGAFQNSSSSTDIAIGGQGFFRVADPGSGGSYYTRAGNFHFDKNGLLVDSHNNILQGYSIDQDGNIGTTSQNIALPMKEETDTYGNKQMVVKSDPKGTDYVNMRTNLDSGAVDNSETEGSPFFSLLTEWDGTSNTPLTADEYEYNSSIQIYDDNGNKHDLIVYFDKVVNDGDSSDKRHWEYVVTVPPGSDAGSLTGTSGAGLVMAGTLTFSGDGTLLNQSAFTLAAGATDGKDLANWEQAALNSNGQPTFSVTLSGATGTPTAQTVAFDMGITSGTDSWDTSGVTAADIGSNASSLPGMEDGKLNALATTDYYGSSSTISQSQDGYGEGYLQNVAFNSDGILSALFSNGMSQDLYQVNLYNFKNEYGLRREGSNYFSATTDSGAAIQGVARKDGLGSVVSNTLETSNVDLADEFAYMILTQRGFQANSKGITTTDSLINTALGIKK
- a CDS encoding chloride channel protein; this encodes MSPFLSVSTWKDLARSYRNVSHFRWLVLGIVVGVLSGIVAVLFFGAVELGKYFFMSQLAGLSLPAPEGEELFHGHAGEQLRTWTIPICLTIVGLITGWLVNKYIPETISGGTDGTDATIKCFHQGGGLMKPIVPVIKGISSVFTISCGGSAGREGPITQMGAGVGSWLAQKLKLSTKERRILLLAGAAGGLGAIFRAPLGGALTAIEVIYREDFESEAILPSVISSVVSYSLFTLFYGTEPIFGIPRFVFHDPRELIFYVALAFACTFAGWMYIRTFRFIKYSVFYQIKDRVGLMWATGLGGLMMGLMGMFFPQVLTGGYGWLEMAIMGEIPLMMMIAIVIGKTVATSMTIGSGMSGGMFAPALFVGGMSGGIVGQIAGKYYPDIVTQPGGYVLVGMAAFFAGVAKAPIGPLIMVCELTQGYGLLAPLMLASALCIVLGRSFSLYEHQVESKFDSPAHIEDKTINILEGLHVETHYKPGRVTTLEEGTTLKALTDIIANTNELYFPVKNDDGVITGILTIQNVRNHLFNPDLFDLILAKDLATKPATLKADDDLYTALLQFVDSDYGQIPVVSEDDPNKIIGIINRENVFRAYAKAVRELREAAE
- the hslV gene encoding ATP-dependent protease subunit HslV codes for the protein MEMRGTTILAVKDDKGTAMIGDGQVTMGQAVVMKHSAVKVRTLYNDQVIAGFAGATADAFTLFERFEKKLKTYSGNLVRSAVEMATDWRTDKFLRKLEAMIMVADAEHILIISGNGDVIEPDDGVAAIGSGGSYALSAARALMRNTEMPAADIARKSMEIASEICVYTNDNFVLKTLEK
- the hslU gene encoding ATP-dependent protease ATPase subunit HslU — translated: MSNLTPREIVSELDKFIIGQSDAKRMVAIAMRNRWRRQQLPPELRDEIAPKNIIMMGPTGVGKTEIARRLAKLAGCPFFKVEATKFTEVGYVGRDVESMVRDLMEIGINLVRKEEMEKVKVKAEKHAEDALLDILLPSSKPKQPGMGFFNPAAPEEQQQEQPTADQSSTREKFRKMWREGKLDEREVEIEVSVQGGGVEIMSMPGMEDMGMQVNDMIGKMFPNKKKMRKVKIREAYDILIQQESDKLIDMDNVAELARERVEQGGILFLDEIDKIAGNQEGGGSANVSREGVQRDLLPVVEGCVVNTKYGMVKTDHILFISAGAFSYAKPSDLIPELQGRFPLRVELTSLDKDDFYRILTEPQNALTVQYKALLETENLTIDFSKEALEEVALNAQKFNEETENIGARRLYTIMEKILSDLSFEAPDRSGDSIVIDKDYVQEKLQDVTEDRDLSRYIL
- a CDS encoding tetratricopeptide repeat protein, with product MTASAAAQPKIKGTFSTKLVQEVGTGTTKRKIIQSFLYYAEEKDNGEIGLRVLNENSVPSGEEQTISKEELLESFTPEVELYTSTVYPAMQQLNKALAKADRQRRQGNTFTAEVEYGKALNIDEENIRANFGIGLCYLDRNEAEKATDIFNTLIELDAAFENDHKHLFNDFGISLRKNKMLDEAVQFYSRALGLTDNDENLYFNMARCMYEGGKKKEALDYAEKCLAINPESKPALKLKKHLSKK